The genomic DNA CTACTACGCATGGCACTCACCGGCCAGGTACACTCCGGGTGAAGCTGAGCTTGATCTTTTTGCCGACATTCTTGGCTCAGGAAAAACTTCGCGCCTGCAAAAAGCGCTGGTATATGAACAGCAGATAGCTCAGGATGTATCGGTTTATCAATATCCGGAAGAGATTGGGGGCCTGTTTTTGGTTGTAGTAACCGCCAGGAAAGGTCATACGCAGGAGGAGCTTGAAAAGGCGGTCGATGCGGTACTGCAGAAGATTCTGACCGATGGGATCACGAAAGCAGAATTGGCCCAGGCCCGGATAAAAAAAGAATCGCAAAATGTACGCGATTTTCAGTCGTTATTGAGTATTGCAATACGTCTCAATTATTATAATGTTTTCCTTGGAGACCCCGGCAAGCTCGCCTGGGATATGGAGCGTTATGCCAGAGCCACGGTCGAGGATGTCCGGCGGTATGCGAGGAAGTATATCGATCTGAACAAGCGGGCGATACTGTATATAGCGCCCCAGGGAAAGCTGACGGCGGGTGACACCATGGTTGACCGCACGAAAGAGCCGTCGGCCATGGCCGAACCGGCATTTACCCCTCCGAAAATTCAACGGGCGACCCTGGCGAATGGTCTTGAGATTCTTCTGGTGGAAAATCACCGTTTGCCCCTGATGCATCTCAACCTTGTCCTCAAAAGCGGTTTTGCGGCTGACCCAACTGATAGATTCGGCGCTGCCGCGCTGACAGCCGAGCTGCTCGACGAGGGCACAAAGATCCGCACCGCTCTGGAAATAACCGATGAAGCCAGGCGTCTCGGAGCGGAATTTGGCACCGGCAGTGGGTTAGACGATTCATCAATCAGCCTCAACGTACTCAAAAAAAACCTCGACCCGGCGCTTGACCTGGTGGCTGACATTGTTTTGAACCCGACCTTTCCCGATAAGGAACTCGAACGGCAGCGCCAGATATATCTCGGCCGTATCCAGCAGGAGTCAAAAGAGCCGAATTCCATTGCGAACAAAGCATTTTGGCGCGTTCTCTACGGCAGCGGCCATCCATACGGCCAACCTTCTTCGGGAACGGAATCGTCTCTGAAAGCTATTACCCGAATCGACCTAATAAACTTTTACAAAGCAAACTCTGTGCCCGGCAATGCGGCTGCGGTTATCGCCGGGGATATCACACTTCCGGAAGCAAAGCAAAAGCTGGAAAAAGCATTCAAGAAGTGGGAGCAGGGAACGGTAACCGCCCGGAGTGTCCAGACACCCCCAGCGCCCGCCTCAACCAGGATTTATCTGATTGACAAGCCGGGTGCGGTACAATCGACGATTCTTATAGGTAATCTGGCGATGCGGCGCAGCGATCCCGATTACCTTCCTTTTCTGGTGATGTACAACGTCTTTGGCGTGCTGCGTACCAGCCGAATCAATCTCAATCTTCGTGAGGACAAGGGGTATGCCTATCGTCTCTGGTCTTTTATCGAGGTTACCCGCGGTGTAGGGCCGTTTATGTGTTGGGCTCCAGTAGATATAAAGTATACCAGGGAATCTCTGACCGAAATGGTCAGGGAGATGCGGGACCTGCTCGGGCCGCGGCCGCTGACCGATGTTGAACTTGCCGATAGCAAGAACAATCTCATCAAAAATTTTCCCCAACAGTTTCAGGACTATACCGGCATTGCTGGACAGCTCAGCGATCTGATAAAATACGATCTTCCTCTCGATGAGTGGGATACGTACACAAAGCGGGTTGGCGCTGTCACCGGCGCCATGGCAAACAAAGCGGCCAGGGATTATTTACACCCCGATGCTCTGGTAATCGTCATAGTGGGCGACCGGGAAAAAATCGAAGATGGAATCAGGTCGCTGAACCTGGGAGAGATCGTGCATATGGATGCAGTTAGATAATGATGTGTTCCGGTACTTCTGAACAACCGTACCACACTCATTAATCATTACAACTATTTGAAGTTTTATAGATGATAATTGTGATATCGAAAGGATAACCCATGATTCTTGGAAAAGGCTCTGCGACCGGGATACTGAGTGAGGTTGAGGCCGCAGGTTTTTGCGAAGATGCATTCTCCCGTAAAAAAATAGATGACCGGCGGATTCTGGTAATTATCCCCGACTCCACTCGTTCCGGTCCCACAGATATGATGTTTCGGATTGTGTACAGGCTTCTCGCTCGGCGTGTAAAAGCTCTGGATTTTCTCATAGCCCTGGGAACGCATCCGCCCATGAGCGAAGAGGAGATATATACGCATCTCGGCATCACGAAGGAGGAGCATACCCATGCCTATCCGAAAGCGAGATTCTTCAATCACGAAGCGATGAACCCGGATAATCTGAAGCTTATTGTAAGTTTGAGCGAGGATGAAATATCCGGGTTGTCATGCGGCCTTTTACGCAGGCGCGTGGATGTAACCATCAATAAGATGATTTACGACTATGATCTTCTTTTGATAATCGGCCCCACCTTTCCGCACGAGACAATGGGATTTTCCGGGGGCAATAAATACTTCTTTCCCGGTATATGCGGGGAAGAGTTCATCGACACATTCCACTGGCTTGGAGCGCTCCTCACCATCCCCGCGGTTATAGGAACGAAAGATACCCCCATGCGGAGGCTTATCAACAGGGCCGCTCAGCATATTCCCATCGATCGCCTATGTATCAGTCTTGTGGTAAATAAACATGATCTTTACGGTATTTTTATAGGTCCGCCCGAAGAGACCTTTTCCGCCGCCGCGGATGTTTCCGAGAAGATTCATATCATC from Candidatus Latescibacter sp. includes the following:
- a CDS encoding pitrilysin family protein, encoding MKRVCMMFAAFFFLLGLVTQAAMADKPLELKFEKYTLANGMDVIMHEDHSIPVVAVNVMYHVGCKNEKMGRTGLAHLVEHMMFQGSEHYDGEYFAPFEKIGGSAGGGIMRDITAYRETVPSNYLELALWLESDRMGFLLPALTQKKLDNQRDVVKNELRQGYLNIPYEKSWELLFKMMYPDDHPYSWLPLGSMEDLSAAALEDVSAFFKRFYTPNNASLVIAGDFYPETARKLVDKYFGTLPPGPPMERMTAWIPELDGLKRAVAEDNVELPRLYYAWHSPARYTPGEAELDLFADILGSGKTSRLQKALVYEQQIAQDVSVYQYPEEIGGLFLVVVTARKGHTQEELEKAVDAVLQKILTDGITKAELAQARIKKESQNVRDFQSLLSIAIRLNYYNVFLGDPGKLAWDMERYARATVEDVRRYARKYIDLNKRAILYIAPQGKLTAGDTMVDRTKEPSAMAEPAFTPPKIQRATLANGLEILLVENHRLPLMHLNLVLKSGFAADPTDRFGAAALTAELLDEGTKIRTALEITDEARRLGAEFGTGSGLDDSSISLNVLKKNLDPALDLVADIVLNPTFPDKELERQRQIYLGRIQQESKEPNSIANKAFWRVLYGSGHPYGQPSSGTESSLKAITRIDLINFYKANSVPGNAAAVIAGDITLPEAKQKLEKAFKKWEQGTVTARSVQTPPAPASTRIYLIDKPGAVQSTILIGNLAMRRSDPDYLPFLVMYNVFGVLRTSRINLNLREDKGYAYRLWSFIEVTRGVGPFMCWAPVDIKYTRESLTEMVREMRDLLGPRPLTDVELADSKNNLIKNFPQQFQDYTGIAGQLSDLIKYDLPLDEWDTYTKRVGAVTGAMANKAARDYLHPDALVIVIVGDREKIEDGIRSLNLGEIVHMDAVR
- a CDS encoding lactate racemase domain-containing protein; this translates as MILGKGSATGILSEVEAAGFCEDAFSRKKIDDRRILVIIPDSTRSGPTDMMFRIVYRLLARRVKALDFLIALGTHPPMSEEEIYTHLGITKEEHTHAYPKARFFNHEAMNPDNLKLIVSLSEDEISGLSCGLLRRRVDVTINKMIYDYDLLLIIGPTFPHETMGFSGGNKYFFPGICGEEFIDTFHWLGALLTIPAVIGTKDTPMRRLINRAAQHIPIDRLCISLVVNKHDLYGIFIGPPEETFSAAADVSEKIHIIYKDHPYTKVLSCPSPMYDEIWTGGKGMVKLEGVVADGGEIILYAPGITKTSATYGHLLEKIGYHVRDYFLKQWDKFKDYPANVVAQSCNVKGLGTFENGIETPRINVVLATQMSEDYCRKINFDYRDPRSINIDEWKNREDEGILYVPNAGETLYLLKDNPFRKCT